From the Psilocybe cubensis strain MGC-MH-2018 chromosome 6, whole genome shotgun sequence genome, the window TTCATtaattttctttccatcCTCATGATTCCTTTCGTATCATTATTTTGCCTTCATGTAGATGTTTACACTTGTTCTCAATAGTGTCCATCACTACACTTAAGGTAGAACAATTATAGTTATTTTCTTTCAGTCACTGAGTGTCTAACACTATGCTTAAGCTCTCAAAAGGAATTCTGAATGACTGTCCAATTGAAAAATTGCCGTCATATTATGGAGACAAAACTTACCCAAGCTGCTACACAAATAGAATTTTTAATCTTCGCATTTTTCTGTGAAAGTACACCTTCTATATTTCTATTTGATGTGTGCTTGACAATATCTAAGGATCCGATTCGGCAATCTATATCTTGTGGCGAGCAAAAACGTGAACGTGTGCCAGCCCAGGTACACTTTGTAATCTCTAAGTATGATAGTTAGGAATTGTAAAGGAGTGAAGAAAACTGAAAATTCGGCTTACAGGAGGATTAACAAACCATGCCGTTTCCCATTCACTCTCTGCCCATTTATTCTTGACAAATCTATGAACTTCTTTGCCTGCCCTTTCTATAAGTGCTGCCTGGGCTGGAGTAGGAGGATCGGATTTGATCATTTTGTCTGCTGTTATGCCCCATTCCGAAAGCGAAGGCAAGCAGGACGGAAGGTTTGATGGAGATGGCGGCGGTTCATCATTTCCTGTGAACCCCCACAGCCCGTCCTGATCGATTCTTGGCTTTACAGAGCTATCAACAAGGTCGGGGTGATATATGGGAACCTTCGTCCAGATTAAAGTGTGCTCTATTTCGGGTGGGACTGTTAACACAAATTGGATTATGAACATCAATGTTGTAAAGGAAGGGTATGAGTTTCGCTCACCTGAGTAAGGCCAATCGTTTTGAATGATACTTATATAACGGCGCGGAGTTTCCCAAGAGAAATACGCGGGAGGCTCAGATTCCACAGTAGACGTATCATCGACCAAAGCGTCGACAGTCTCTTCTACCAGATCGGACTTGAGAAGCGACAAAGTATCCCGCTGACCCCAACGTAGCCTGTGATTAGTAAGATAGTTGACTACAATTTTATTCAATTGCATTCACATATCAGTGAAGATGTGTTTCGTACCCATCGATCCATGCTGTGCTGTTATCCCAACGGCCCATTCATCATAACGTTTTTGAAGTGTCCTATCGCGCTTAAGCAACCCGAGATCCCTGGGTACAGGTGTTATCGATCGATGGCCTTGACATGAACACAGGCGACGATACCCACCCTGAGTTGACGAAGGTTTTGAGTTGATTCCATGTAAACTTCGCTGGATAATGTACCAACAACTCCTCTTTTGTCGGAGGTCCTTTACGAAGGGGCACGCTCTCCTTGTCCAGTTGAGTTGCCGCAGCTGCTGAAGTGACCATATTCCGACGTTTGTGGGCAATAAGTTCAAGTTGCCGTCGTGGCCGTTTCAAAGTAGGCTATCGCGAATTCCGGCAAGGAGAACTATACAGAACCCCGAATTTGATATGCCAGATGTAGGGCTTGTTGATCAAGTGAGTATTGATATACTACTAGTATAACCAAGTCTCAGCGACGCAGAATAGATGAAAATACTCTGAGAACATGTCGGGTCGAAGTTAAAAGAAAATGAACGTTGACAGATTGCCGTAACCCCTGTCTACTGGCCGGGTCACGGGCCGTTTTGTCTGGTCGATTCTAAACTCAAACTACCACCATTTACTCTGACCGCCAACCTTCAAACTTGCATCAGAGCATAGTGTCTATGCACTGCACTCACGATGTCAGATCAAAGAGCTAGAGGAAGAGGTACACCTAGAGGTGCCGAAGGAAGTTGGCGAGCTCGCGGAAGAGGTAAAGGAAGAGGGTCCACTTCCCCATCTTCAAGCTGGCATACCAATGGCCCCATTCAAAGAGATGCCTCAGTTAGTGCGAATCCTACTGCCTCTGCGTCTGTATCATTCAGAAGACGAATGGACCTCATGGCCTCTGTGAGCAGGAGCAGCGGACTGGAAAAAGATGGCGATGAGTACGATCATCTAATTATCTGACGTTGGCTGGCACATGATATATCTACAGTTATCCAGCTTGAAAAATTACAAGACACAGGAAGAGTATAAACATTTTATAAAAGAGAAGgtgcatcatcatcttctgctgTGTCTTCCCTGCATTTATCCCAGTTCGCGATATAGGTCGAATCAATCTTTAAAGATCACGCTCGGTCTGTATCTGAATCCGAGGACGACAAAAAGAGACGGATAGATTCACAGGAAAATGTGCTCATTCTTTTCCGTGAGTTTATGTTAATTGTGTGGTACATTCAATTTATTATTAACATTTTACGTTCTACCTTTAGGGAAGCTTAGAGAGGGCGTGTCCTCTTCCAACAGAAATGACGCATTTGCCTTGGAAAGTTAGTAGAAATTGATTATATGTGGTTGGTTTCTCACCTTGTTCTATTTCAAGCCTATGAAACCTCTCTCTATCTTTCAGCTCTTTTCGATTCTCCGAAGCAAACGATATCCATCATCCCTCATCTTCTACCAGTAAGACATGAAGACCCCCCGAAATTTACGTCGCACAGTCCGTCGGGGTACAGTGTTATGATCTCACTCTTACATCACCTCGTTGCACAATATCCGTCGCAGGGCACGTACTTTCAACAACGAAATTCGCTTCCCAGTGGTTTACTACATACCTATTCTGAAGGCATGGAATGGCTAGCCTCTCTAACCAAAAGCCTACGCTTCAGAAATTACGCCAAATTCGCAATGCTCACACAGCGATCTCATGTAATGGCTCTTCTTCAGCGATTCTCGGACAACGACAAAGCTGCATACAATTCACAGACGGGACTTAAATCCGATAGCGACCTCGCTATAAAAGCCATTTTGAATCTACTAGATTCTTTGAGAAAGAAAGTAAGCGAGACTGCTTGGACTATCATTCGCGCTACGTATCGTGAACTTTCTTGCGATTCCACTCCTAATGAAACGGGAGCATGGCTTTCACGATCATTATGCCTTGAAAATCTTCTCGATAGCCGATTCAGCGTCGATGCAGAACGCTGGCTTGTCGACAAAATTCCTATTGGGCATGTTCGCAGAAAAGAAGGTGTTGAAGGAAAGTGGGTCGTTTGCAAAGTTAGATGATCTTTGTTCCTAGTTCGGTATACGAATCTCTATACTTCAACCATACGAAGTCCCTGTGTTATTGAGATTCTCTTTGGTATATCCATGAACAAAATGCGTGAAGGTAATACAGTAAAATTTGAGTAACCAAGAAGGAGGTGAAGTAGTCTATTCTTTAATCCCAACTTTGCTCAGGAGATCCGCGAGATCATCTGCATCGTCCTTGGGTTTCGTTGAGGTTTCGGGTTGTGGGGCACCTTCATTGGCCTCTTTATCAGCCTCCCTggcctcctcctctttctcggcctgatcttcttcctcttcttcctccttcagttcctcctcctcttcatcttcttcatctgaTGCGAAAAGTTTACCACCTCTTTGCTTCAATCCCAAAGAAAGGTTTTCGAGATgctcatcatcctcttcaacatCGTTCCATTGTAGTTCTAAACGCATAAGGCTGTTAAGGCCTTGGCTGATAGCGTTGGACAAGACAGCGAAAGATGCGGTTTCCAGATTGTTAttctggatttgaagagTGTGCAGTTTCGGGTTTGATCCGCTGGCTAGTTTCTCGATAAGAGTGGGTACTTCTCCATCTGCTGAGAGAACACAATCCGAAAGATTGAGGGTATGTAGGAGTGGCCATGAAGAGAGTGCCTCCGTCCAGGCTTCAACACCGGTTAGTTCACCGTCGACGGTGAAGGTGTTATCCTGAAGATCGATGTGTTGGATATTAGGGTTTTTCGCCAATCCTCTCGCAAGCTGTGTAATTCCTTCCATGCGAATCCCATTCTGCACCATCCGCACCTCTTCTAGCGTGCCATGTTCCGCAAATGCGTCGGCCCACGCTTCCGCGGATCCATTCTCCAGACGATTGCGGCCACAGATCACGACCTTCAAATTCGATTTCTTTCCCTCAGCTTTACTCAGTTTAGCTGATTCGTGCAGGGCTTTGGCGATGACTTCTCCTCCGGCAGGGCCTAGTCCATTGTTGTTCAACCTCAGTATCTGGAAACTCCTGTTGTGCGTCAAGAACGACACCATAGGATCGACGGATCGTCCTCCGAACGCGTTATCACTCAAGTTTATTTCGACAAGCGACGTCTTGTCCACCAGGGCATCGCAAATGGCAGTCAAAGCTTGAGGAATCTCTGAGATCAAACGACCCGTGAAGATATCGGCGAAATCAGCAACCTTAGGGGTAGCACAAATCAGAATAAGACCTCATGAAAGGTTGACGGTATACATAGACATACCTTTATGGACGTAGCCTTGGCAAGGAATTCTGCCAGTGCCTCCGACGCGTCGACACCAATGGTATTCCCTCCAAAGTGCACTTCTTCCAGGATAGAGGGGTCAACATCCTTCAAGTACGGCTCGATATCAGCTCTGGTATCGAGCTTGAGGCCTTTGCCATGTAATGAGAATATCTTTGGGTTAGATGTAGAAGCCATTAGGTTAATGATGATGGTAGTGGTGTAATTAAGAGTCGATATcgaaatcaaatcaaattTCCTCCCAGGATTATCAGTCTCACGTGATCGTCTTTTGTGGTAATGGAGTGGCACGCGTTTGGGCGCTTATTCCACAATTACCCCGGAAAACGATCTTCCAAATTGCGATATCGGGACGTTTCACAATTCTAAAAGTCGTTTAGCTTGCTTGTAGAACTGATAGATATAAAAATGTGAAAAAAATGATTCAATAGCAAACGTGGTACAAGGACGTAATAATGTTATTGTGACCGTAGTGATGTGAATATTTATCATGAACGACCCAAGCCCACAAAAAGACAAACATGGTAAAGCTAGTTGAGAGAACAAGGGATAAGCAACCATTCGAATCTATCCTTCGTTCTTCTAGATAACTGCATTGATTCCAACGTGAATAATcctgaaaaaaagagaagtgTTGAGTTAGTTGAATTCAACTGTCCCAAATCTGTGCTTGTAACTCACTCATCGGCCGATGTTAACCAGTTAGCTGTCTCCGGGAACATCGTTGCTAAATTGAATATTTCAGTATTTATGAGAAAATAAATATATATAGGGTCTTACCCAGGCGACGGTAAATCGATTCAATGAGAACAGCTCTGAGGTAGTTGACAACGGGCGATACCGCTCCCCATCCGTTTATCTTTTTGGACACAACATGATAGTGAGGAGCACTGAATTATACAAATGTAAGTACGGAGTATTCAAGTAAAATCTTCAAAAGCGATAAACAACGTACACATGTGTAGCCGTTCTCGAAACAGTGCGGATTTCTTGAAGCAACGTATCGCTTACAGCAGGGTTCAAACGCCTTTCGAGGTCGCAGATCTTGTCAGTTAAGTCGTTGATCTGGTCAATTTAAATTTATCAGGAATGATTTGTACTTTCGTAGGATAAATTCCTTTTACCTTCACGTCGAAATCGTCCCGGAACCCAATATAGTAGGTGACACCGTAAAAGCCTGCGAAAGCAATCCGTTATCAACAAAAGAGTAGTCACAAGGTAAATCCATGCTAATCGTACCCTCAATGGTGCGAACTTTAGTCACAACATATCTCTCTTCTTTGGGAACCCGAGCAGTTGGAACAACGCAGACTGAGAGGAAAATCTAGTGAGGTATGAGGTTCAATATACATGAGCAAACCATGGCGTGTGTTATAAAGCAAATATACGCACGACGACTCGGGGAAGAGCAGGCCACTGTCGAATAAATCCTGAACAAAGACATTAATTAGAAGCTTCAGATTCCGACATATAAGGGCCTTTACTCACCAATAAATGTATGAGGAACACCAGGGCCAGACGCAATCTTGTGGAAAACGGCACATGAGGGTATTCTCTGAAGCTCCTTCTTCTCGCTGTGTTTCTCGTCAATCTTGCCATCACCTCTCTGGAGCTCATGTATATCAACGTGTTTCTCATCAGCAAATTTGGCATCATCCGAAGGTAATTCCTTCCCTAAAAAGTAATACGACATGTCCTCCGATCCGCTGTCGTCATCGAGACTGTGACCATTCTTCGATGTTTGGTGGATGAAGTGTCGAAGGTTCATGCGGTTCTTTCCATCAAAATTGTCTTCGTGTGACTGCGTGTACCAACATAAATTTGGATGATGACATAAAAAGATTAAATGGAACTTACCTTAGCCCATACCCAGAGAACCATGATCAACTCTAGGACACATCCAATGAGCAGAGGTACCCATGCACCGTGTGGAACCTTTTTGAATGCCGCTCCCCAGAAAAGAGCTAAACCCAACCATTATCAATGGAAGAGCCATAAAACTTGGCCTCGACCACTCACCATCGAAGAATCCAAATGTCAGGAAATAGCAAATACCAACAATAATCGGCCAGTGTTTGACATAGAACATTTGTATGGACAAAAGCAAACTTGTGGATATCATAACAGTGGCGACGGCAAAGCCATATGCATTGGTCAGGTTAGCGAGATTTTTGAATACTCCGAcaatgacgacagtggcgATCAACAGAATCCAGTTGATGGCAGGGATATATACCTGACCCTGGATAGTCTCCGAAGTGTAGAGCATCTTAATAGGAGGGAAGGCCTTGCTATTGATAACTTGCTGGACAAGACTGAATGTGGCGGTAATAAGAGCCTGAGATGCGATGAGCTGTGTGAAAACCATAGTCAATATACGGTTTTTGTACAATAAAATAGAAGTCTACCGTAGCAAGCACAGCGAAGACAAACATGATCCTTGAAGTAGATTTGTCAGTAGCCTCCTATGCCAAAATTGTCTGTCCGTAATCACCAGTAGAGAGGACCATTAATTGGTCCGGGAATGGTAGTGTAAAACATGTTGGGAAGAATCGCCTCTCCACCAACAATGAGGCGGGCCCCTTGACCCAGATACGCAAATATCAATGCGGGATAGACGAAGATACAGAATGATAGCTGCGCGTAGCAAATACGACAGAAGGTCAAAGAAAGAATCACAACATAGTAAACTGAAAAAAACATACTCGTATTGATGCAGCGTTAAATTGTCCAAGGCTATGGGGTCACAATGAATGGGCAGTCGAAAAGTAAAATAAACCAACAGACTTTGCAAACATGGCTTCACACCCTGTCACTGCCAGCAAAATTCCAGCAAGGAGGTCATAATCCTTTGTCCTGACGAATACTATCGAGGCAGTTATGAATAATATAAGACAGATTTAAGTGATCACACTTACGCAAAACCGCACGGGAAGGGTCGAATGCACGGAAGATTCCTGGGTAGAACGTTGTATTGTAGATACCAGTtccgaggaggaggaggaaccaTAGAAAAGCAACTGTGAGATAGTCAATGAATAATGTCACAAACTGCCATTTGGGTGCCTACGTACCCGGCGAGAACAAAAACGACAAACGCGCAGTTCCAAATTGTTGTACGAGGAATAATGCAATCAAGAAAGCCTGTTTTATATTTAGAGGTCGATCGAGGTTCGAGGGCGGCGTGTAGCTTACAATAGATATTCCGGTGATATCACCAACAACAGATGGTTTAGCAACCCCGATTCCGGCAACAGCGCTAGTGACCGACACGGCAGGAGTGAAGATACCATCTGCCATGGTTAAACTATAACACGATTAGCCTATCGATGCCTTTGATAATTACTCTATGCTTACGCGGTACCAAACAGACACTTTGCAAATCATATTCAGTGTTGTATCACAACGTGCCATTATAAGACGTACCCATAGAAGCAACGGCCAACGAATTTTCTCCTTAAAAGTGCTGGGTTTCTGTCTCTCTTCTCCATTAAGAGTTTCTCCAGTGAGTGTACGATCCGAATCAACGTCAACTTCTTTGGGAGGATATAAGCCTTGGTATAATGCAAAAGAGCCTCCCTCTCCTGCAAAACCGGTCAGAACGAGGAAATAATCGTGTCTCTGGAACGCTCGCCTTCTTTGGTGCCGAAGTACAGAGAGATGCACACCTAATAAGCGTTAGACTGGAGGGTTATTGGGATTGTCTGTGCGTACATATTTTAACAGTGGGAGGAGGGTGAGGGACCATATAATGGCACTGATGCCCCCAATAACGTCTTCCGTTGGGGGAACAGGACCTGACGCTGGCCAGATACCATTCAGGACATAAAGAGGAGACGTTCCAATATCGGAGTAGATGATTCCTGAAGGCAAGAGCATTGTGACCATTTTAGCTGCGAAGTGAGATGGCTTGTTAGATACTTACCAAGCGTCTGGAAGCTGAGGGCAACGAGAGGCAAGCCAGTCAACTTGACCGCCTTACGCTTCGCATTCAAGCCCAGGTCTGTAGGTTCTCCAAAAGACATAGTGTCGAGAATGGCCAGGGAAGAGCTCGAGCGCAGTTTTTAGCCCCACCTACGCAGCGTTATATACTAGAAACAATAGGATAGTCAGTAGCGGCGGGTCCCTGATTCACGTCAAAAGCATCAAAATGCTGTCTGAGCACGAGAATCTGAATCCAAATATTATACGATAGACAACCGTATTTCCGAAGTTTAAAGGAATGGCATAATTCGCGCAACATGGGAG encodes:
- a CDS encoding N-acetylglucosamine-induced protein 1, coding for MVTSAAAATQLDKESVPLRKGPPTKEELLVHYPAKFTWNQLKTFVNSGDLGLLKRDRTLQKRYDEWAVGITAQHGSMVNYLTNHRLRWGQRDTLSLLKSDLVEETVDALVDDTSTVESEPPAYFSWETPRRYISIIQNDWPYSVPPEIEHTLIWTKVPIYHPDLVDSSVKPRIDQDGLWGFTGNDEPPPSPSNLPSCLPSLSEWGITADKMIKSDPPTPAQAALIERAGKEVHRFVKNKWAESEWETAWFVNPPRLQSVPGLAHVHVFARHKI
- a CDS encoding High affinity potassium transporter, translating into MSFGEPTDLGLNAKRKAVKLTGLPLVALSFQTLGIIYSDIGTSPLYVLNGIWPASGPVPPTEDVIGGISAIIWSLTLLPLLKYVCISLYFGTKEGEGGSFALYQGLYPPKEVDVDSDRTLTGETLNGEERQKPSTFKEKIRWPLLLWCLFGTALTMADGIFTPAVSVTSAVAGIGVAKPSVVGDITGISIAFLIALFLVQQFGTARLSFLFSPVAFLWFLLLLGTGIYNTTFYPGIFRAFDPSRAVLLFVRTKDYDLLAGILLAVTGCEAMFANLGQFNAASIRLSFCIFVYPALIFAYLGQGARLIVGGEAILPNMFYTTIPGPINGPLYWIMFVFAVLATLIASQALITATFSLVQQVINSKAFPPIKMLYTSETIQGQVYIPAINWILLIATVVIVGVFKNLANLTNAYGFAVATVMISTSLLLSIQMFYVKHWPIIVGICYFLTFGFFDALFWGAAFKKVPHGAWVPLLIGCVLELIMVLWVWAKSHEDNFDGKNRMNLRHFIHQTSKNGHSLDDDSGSEDMSYYFLGKELPSDDAKFADEKHVDIHELQRGDGKIDEKHSEKKELQRIPSCAVFHKIASGPGVPHTFIGFIRQWPALPRVVIFLSVCVVPTARVPKEERYVVTKVRTIEGFYGVTYYIGFRDDFDVKINDLTDKICDLERRLNPAVSDTLLQEIRTVSRTATHVAPHYHVVSKKINGWGAVSPVVNYLRAVLIESIYRRLATMFPETANWLTSADEIIHVGINAVI
- a CDS encoding Ran GTPase-activating protein 1 encodes the protein MASTSNPKIFSLHGKGLKLDTRADIEPYLKDVDPSILEEVHFGGNTIGVDASEALAEFLAKATSIKVADFADIFTGRLISEIPQALTAICDALVDKTSLVEINLSDNAFGGRSVDPMVSFLTHNRSFQILRLNNNGLGPAGGEVIAKALHESAKLSKAEGKKSNLKVVICGRNRLENGSAEAWADAFAEHGTLEEVRMVQNGIRMEGITQLARGLAKNPNIQHIDLQDNTFTVDGELTGVEAWTEALSSWPLLHTLNLSDCVLSADGEVPTLIEKLASGSNPKLHTLQIQNNNLETASFAVLSNAISQGLNSLMRLELQWNDVEEDDEHLENLSLGLKQRGGKLFASDEEDEEEEELKEEEEEEDQAEKEEEAREADKEANEGAPQPETSTKPKDDADDLADLLSKVGIKE